TGCCACTCTTCCTTCGATGCAATCACTGTAGGTAAGATGGTCCCACTGGTCCcttgcttccttcttccctcctcctcctccacatctCCAGGGATCTCCGGAGCTGGAGTACAAGGTTGGGGGATGAATTATAAAATCCAGAAATCCCAAGTCACAAGCATTCTGCAGGGTAGCAAGCCCACGCCAAGCAAAACGCTGCTTCCTCCTGCACTTTCCCCTCTGCCCCAGCTGTGCATGCTGTATCCTCTCTGCTGCATCCTCTCTCATCAGTTTGGGAAGCTGGGTTCTAGGGAAGCATCTTCCCTGGAAAGGAGGTAGGAGGCTGATAGTCACTCCTCAACTTTCTGTTGTCTCTGGGCAGATGGGCAACATCGACTGTACATATTTCAAGGGAACCAGTTCTGGGAGGTGACAGCTGATGGCAACGTCTCAGAGCCCCACCCACTACAGAAaaggtgggcagggctgccccCCCATATTGAGGCTGCCGCGGTGTCATTGGAGGATGGAGACTTCTACTTCTTCAAAGGTACCAGCCCTGgggcagatgagaaaattgaagcctAGAGAGGGGAGGAGTCTGCCCAAGGTCAAAAGAGGGGAGGCGTCTCAATTCCATTCTGAACCTGTGGCCCCAGAATCTCTCCCAGGAGATTCCTTTAGTGATGGAATGGGGGACACAGGTGGCACGGTTGTCCCAGAGAGAGAGCGGGTGGGAGAGTTTCAGAGAAGAGTCTAGAGGGAAGCAGAGGATGGCTCTGAGCTCTGCAATACAGCAGAAGGACAAACCTTCCTTGGAATCCTGGCTGTGTGAGTCTGGGCCTGTCACTTAACTCTTGGAGCTTGAATTTGTTGAACGGGGAAAATAATCCCTCAGGTTTGTTGGGGAAGGAGGATTAAAAGAACATAATGTCTGAGGAATGTGCAGTATGAGAAAATTgtgttcattcattgattcaacaaatattgagtgcCTTCTACAAACTCGGCTGGAGGTGTTGGGATACAGTAGTGATCGAAACAAAATTCCCTGCCCTCACCGAACTGTTGGTAGTAACGGCCGTGGAGAAAGCCCCTGGACTTCCCTGAAGTCTACCACTCACCTGGGAGGGCGCGTGCTTCCCGCCTGGGTTGGGGAGGTTCCTTCAGAGCAACCTGCCCTCTGCGGACACCTGCTGGAAGTGGAGGCCACAAGAGTCCCTCCTCTACTGTTTACAACTGATCTATTTTGATTATCACAAAGACTGACCACCTTGGACTCCAACATGAAGGGGAGTAGGAATATGGGGGGACAGAGGTGGGGTAGAGGACCAAAGGGCGAGTGCACCAACTCACGCTGGCTCTGCCGATGTCCTACAGGGAGTCGATGCTGGAGGTTCCAGGGCCCCAAGCCAGTGTGGGGCTCCCCACAGCTGTGCCGGGCAGGGGGCCTGCCCCCCCACCCGGATGCTGCCCTCTACTTCCCTCCTCTGAGTCGCCTCATCCTCTTCAAGGGCGCCCGCTACTATGTGCTGGCCCGAGGGGGGCTGCAGGTGGAGCCCTACTACCCCCGAGGCCTGCAGGACTGGGGTGGCGTCCCTGAGGAGGTCAGCGGCGCTCTGCCCAGGCCCGACGGCTCTATCATCTTCTTCAGAGACGACCGCTACTGGCGCCTCGACCAGGCCAGACTTCGAGCAACACCCTCGGGCCGCTGGGCCACAGAGCTGCCCTGGATGGGCTGCTGGCACGCCAACTCGGGGGGCACCCTGTTCTGAAGATGCCCCCACCTCTTAGTGAATTGCTGGCGCGCTCTCGTGGCCAACGTGTATCCCCAGCCCCAAGGGCAGACCCTGTCTGGAAGCCTCAGAGCCTCCCTGCAGAAGTCCAGGCAGGAAAGTTCATCTGCGTTCCCTGGAGAATGTCTTTGTGCTGTCAAGACATTGATCTTTGTGGGATCAATTCAACGAGAAGCCGAAAAGGATCCCAGACCCCACGGCCCTTTCCCCAAAGACTCATTCCTCCCCAGGCCTTGgggattttgtttctttccctaAAGGTGCAGTTCCTGTCCATGAGGCCACAGCACTGGGCAACCAGGAAGGATGCAAAACTCAATGGAGAAGTTGGGACTGCTTTGCAAGACTGTCCCTTCCCCTCAGGGCCTCCTGGCTCAGTCCTTGGAGgattttgtcttatttaatcagaggccccacccccaggaagtGGATTGAGTACAAGGGTCTCCAACCTCAGGGGTGTCAGGACCCAGAACAAGAAGGAGACCGATGCAGGCCTGCTGGGCCCTGTTTCTTTCAGCGGTTGGGGGGAAGGCTGGAATAAAGAGGTGCTCCCAGCTGGTGGGCCTGGAGGGGGGAAGCAGCCTTCCTTGGACACGTTTCCAGTAAGAGCAGGTGGGTACGGATGCTAGGCAGGCTGCAACCATGTTCTTCCCGTCAAAGCTGGGACCAGTGAGTTGTGCGTGTGTATAGTTGTGATAGGGAGAGgggccctgcctctctcctcaaaGATCAAAATATCCTTCGTCCACCTCATCCCCCAGGCCAGATGAAGGACCCTGTGTGGCAGGAGGAAGACAGGGGCCTCTCTGGAGGTCTGCACAGCTGCAGTCGCTGGGGGCTCTGCAGGCCTGGAGAGCTTTGTGCTCACAATGGCCCCATTCTCCTGGCCACACACGAAGCATTCCAGGAGCTCCCGCTGGCCGGCCGAGAATAGCTGGGATTCCTGGAGAAGGACCCAGCTCTCCGGCCTCCCAGTCTTCTGTCTCAGCGGCTTCTGGGGCTGGTTCTCTAGTCCTGCCCCCTGCACACCTGCCAGTGCCTCCTCTGCACACACACTGACCTCAGCCAGACCGGGCTTCCCGCGGGAGGGGAGGAAGGTCCGGCCAGCTTCAGCCCTCAGCTGCCCGTGGGCATTCCTGGCCCGGcagcttcattttcttctctgcgCCGTGGGGAGAATGGCCTTTGACTGCCCTTGGCTGAAAGTGCTTCGTTCCGCCCTGTCCGGGGGGAGTTGCAGGGAGGAGGCTCTCCGCCTGCCCTTTTCCCTCTGGCTTGAacccaggggaaggggaggagggtcGATCTTTATCCCACGCCCCACCTCAAGGCACTGACACTTTGATTAGGGGCTTTATTGAATGATTTGAGGGAAGGGGCAAGTTTCCCAGAGGGGTTATTTTTTCTAGGCGACGCCTCTGCTCACCGGGCCCGAAGGACGTGAAATACCCCAGAGATGAGCGTGAGGCTGTACCAGGGGGCGCGAGTCAGGTGGGCGGTGGGCACTGCGTGCTGACCCGGGCGCTGGGGCCCTCGGGAGGCGCTGTTGGAGGAATGGAGCTCCAGGCGATGTTGGGCTCCGCATTGATGACAGGTGGGGCCGGTCATCAGCGGTGGGCCTGCTGGGCTGCTCGGAGTGGGGCGCTCCGGGAAGGCGGCTCTCAGGTACGTACCGGAGAGCGCTCCGCGTcgggggtggaggagagggtggCGGGGAATTTGGAGTCAGGCGAGGATGGAGGGCCGCAGAGACCGGGGACTGGGGGGCGCTCAATGGCCCACGGCAGCCCCCGCGCCTCCAGAAGCCCGCGCCTCCCGCAGATCCGGGTGCTCCAGAAGGCAGTGCGCCACGTAGCTCTGCGGGCTGTGCAGGTTCCTGCACTTCTTGCAGAAAAGGATCTCGCAGCGCGCGCAGCCCCCGCcgcgcagccgccgccgccgcgtcTCCAGCACGCACGGCTCCTCCGGGGGGATCCGCTTCCTGCGGGCAGGGGCCGGGGCGCTCAGGGCACCGCGCCGCCAGCTCCCGCCCGGGGCCCTGGCGCCAGTACATCCCGCCCCCGCCGAGCGGCGCGCCCTCACCTGTTGGCGAGAGGGGCCAGGCCGCCGAGCAGTGCTAAGGGGCTGAACCAGCCCCAGAAGCCGCTGTCCGCGCGCCGCAGCAGCGCCACCTGCAGGCTGCTGGACTCCTGGCTCAGTGGATTGTACGACACGGAGCCCCGCTCCCGGCCCTCGCCGCCCTCCGCCTCCCCGCCCTCCGCCTCGCCCTCGGCCGCGCGCTCCTCCAGCGGCCTCTCCTCGTCCTCCTTCGGCGCCCCCTCCGcagcctccgcctccgcctctgCCTCTCTGGTCCCGGGCTGCTCCAGCGCCTTCTTCCACAAGGGGGTCTTCACGcctgtgggggcggggggcggggaagagGTCAGTGAAGGGCCTGGGTACCCTGGTACCCTGACTTTTGCCCACAGCCCGACCGCCCGCCtccccagccaaaaaaaaaaaaataggcaggcGTTCGAACGACGGTGCGCACGAGATGCCCGGAGCCAGCAGGATTCCAAGAGAGGGTTACAGAGTGTGCAGGATTTCCTGGGCAAAGGAAGGCCTGGTTTCCTAGGTCCCCACACTTCCTAGCTGAAGACTCGGGGCAAATCACGTCGCTTCTGTCACCTCCGtttccctctctgtaaaatgggaaaaagtagTGCCTATCCCAAGGATTACTGTAAGGCAGGTATCAGATCGAGTGTGTTTGAAGCGCCTGGCTCAGGGGCCGCGGGAAGCCATCAACAAACAGGTGCAATGAGCCTTGCGAACCCGGAGGAGATGGCGGTTCATCACCACCTTCCTTCTAATTGGCTCCGGGGTGGGGACTGATCTCTGTGCAGGCTGTCAATAAACATTAAGTGCACTGATTGGAATTTTAATAGgtggtttatattttgttttctggatGGAACGGGATTTCCGTCTTCAAAGTGGGCCATGCCTTAAGAAAGCCCAGCAACACCTGCGGCGGGGTGGGCAGGCAGGTGGGCACACAGCGCCTCTGCGCTGTTAGAAATGGACGCCTCTGATGAGCAAAACAGGAAAAGTGCCCCTTATGAGCGGACTAAATAGAAGTTTtcttgccctcccaccccatgggCAGACCGATTAGGAAAAGGCTGCCCTAGGGGGGAGCCAATTAGGAAAAGGCGTCTATTCCTCCTTCTAGGCTTGACCCGAACCGCCAGCTGGATTTCAGCCACAACTGTCCCCCTTGCTGGTGTTCAGGACACAAACTCCACAACCCCAAGCGGCAGTCCTGGCAGGCGGGAAGTTCTTGGACTGATGTGAAAGTAACACGGCCGCCGCCGGTAGATGTCCACCACTCACTCAGCAAACACTGACCCAGCCCCACCATGTGCCCTGCTGGCTGCTCGATCTGGGAAGCTAGACTTGTAatgaaaaaaaggggg
Above is a genomic segment from Phocoena sinus isolate mPhoSin1 chromosome 20, mPhoSin1.pri, whole genome shotgun sequence containing:
- the C20H17orf50 gene encoding uncharacterized protein C17orf50 homolog, encoding MYEEEVWGPRKPGLPLPRKSCTLCNPLLESCWLRASRAHRRSNACLFFFFWLGRRAVGLWAKVRVPGYPGPSLTSSPPPAPTGVKTPLWKKALEQPGTREAEAEAEAAEGAPKEDEERPLEERAAEGEAEGGEAEGGEGRERGSVSYNPLSQESSSLQVALLRRADSGFWGWFSPLALLGGLAPLANRKRIPPEEPCVLETRRRRLRGGGCARCEILFCKKCRNLHSPQSYVAHCLLEHPDLREARASGGAGAAVGH